A single window of Rhizobium indicum DNA harbors:
- a CDS encoding ABC transporter ATP-binding protein yields MKSLGNIRRAFAPWTDPSAKPFIAFKNVTKRFGDFTAVDDLSLNIYHREFFALLGASGCGKSTLLRMLAGFEQPTSGEIVLDGTDMAGTPPYRRPVNMMFQSYALFPHMTVEKNIAFGLRQDGMSKDEMAERVSQMLKLVKLEQFASRKPNQLSGGQRQRVALARSLAKRPKVLLLDEPLGALDKKLREETQFELMDLQQNLGLTFVVVTHDQEEAMTMADRIAVMSHGKVVQVATPAEIYEAPNSRFVADFIGDVNIFDGKVASSGNGTIEISIDSGFSVRVAAAETPSAGSAVGFAIRPEKMRVGRTPPANASVNAARGELWDIAYLGDMTVFHVKLQSGTVVKASSLNAQRSVDDPFTYDQEVWVSFDENAGILLKD; encoded by the coding sequence ATGAAGTCTCTCGGCAATATCCGCCGCGCTTTTGCGCCTTGGACCGATCCGTCTGCAAAACCCTTCATTGCTTTCAAGAATGTCACCAAGCGCTTTGGCGATTTTACCGCCGTCGACGATCTGTCGCTGAACATCTACCACCGCGAGTTCTTCGCGCTGCTCGGCGCTTCGGGTTGCGGCAAGTCGACGCTGCTGCGCATGCTCGCCGGTTTCGAGCAGCCGACCTCGGGCGAAATCGTTCTCGACGGCACCGACATGGCCGGCACGCCGCCCTACAGGCGGCCGGTCAACATGATGTTCCAGTCCTATGCGCTTTTCCCGCACATGACGGTCGAGAAGAATATCGCTTTCGGCCTGAGGCAGGACGGCATGTCGAAGGACGAGATGGCCGAGCGTGTCTCGCAGATGCTGAAGCTGGTCAAGCTGGAGCAGTTCGCCTCCCGCAAGCCGAACCAGCTTTCCGGCGGCCAGCGCCAGCGCGTGGCCTTGGCCCGTTCGCTTGCCAAGCGCCCGAAGGTGCTGCTGCTCGACGAGCCGCTCGGCGCACTCGACAAGAAGCTGCGCGAGGAAACCCAGTTCGAACTGATGGACCTGCAGCAGAACCTCGGCCTCACCTTCGTCGTCGTCACCCACGACCAGGAAGAGGCGATGACCATGGCCGACCGCATCGCCGTCATGAGCCACGGCAAGGTCGTGCAGGTGGCGACGCCGGCGGAGATCTACGAGGCGCCGAATTCCCGCTTCGTCGCGGATTTCATCGGCGACGTGAACATCTTCGACGGCAAGGTCGCCTCATCGGGCAACGGTACCATCGAGATATCAATCGACAGCGGATTCAGCGTGCGCGTCGCCGCCGCCGAGACACCTTCGGCCGGCAGCGCCGTCGGCTTCGCCATCCGGCCGGAAAAGATGCGGGTCGGGCGCACGCCTCCCGCCAACGCTTCGGTCAACGCCGCCAGGGGTGAACTCTGGGACATCGCCTATCTCGGCGACATGACCGTCTTCCATGTAAAATTGCAGAGCGGCACTGTCGTCAAGGCCTCGTCCCTCAATGCGCAGCGCTCCGTCGACGACCCCTTCACCTACGATCAGGAAGTCTGGGTCTCCTTCGATGAGAACGCCGGCATTCTGCTGAAGGATTGA
- a CDS encoding polyamine ABC transporter substrate-binding protein: MRSTILCVTAAAVTALLAAAPAYAQERVVNVYNWSDYIDDSILTDFTKETGIKVVYDTFDSNETVETKLLAGGTGYDVVVPTADFLQRQIQAGVFQKLDKSKLPNISNMWDVIQQRTAEYDAGNEHAVDYMWGTDGIGYNVKKVAEILGPDVKPGLEVIFDPKVAEKFKDCGIYVLDTPKDVISTAFRYLGLDPNSTKAEDFKKAEELLTAVRPNIRKFHSSEYINALANGDICIAFGYSGDMLQARDRAAEAKNGVEVNYSIPSQGAQMWFDMMAIPADAPHVAEAHEFLNYMMKPEVIAKASDHTFYANGNKASQQFVSKEILEDPAIYPTEEVMKNLFTVKPWDPKTQRLGTRLWTKVVTGQ; encoded by the coding sequence ATGAGGTCAACCATCCTATGCGTGACGGCCGCCGCCGTTACCGCACTCCTTGCTGCCGCGCCGGCCTATGCGCAGGAGCGCGTGGTCAACGTCTACAACTGGTCGGATTATATCGACGACTCCATCCTGACCGACTTCACCAAAGAAACCGGCATCAAGGTCGTCTACGACACCTTCGATTCCAACGAGACCGTGGAAACCAAGCTGCTTGCCGGCGGCACGGGTTATGACGTCGTCGTTCCCACAGCCGACTTCCTGCAGCGCCAGATCCAGGCCGGTGTTTTCCAGAAGCTCGACAAGTCGAAACTGCCGAACATTTCCAACATGTGGGATGTGATCCAGCAGCGCACCGCCGAATATGACGCCGGTAACGAACACGCGGTCGATTATATGTGGGGCACGGACGGCATCGGCTACAACGTCAAGAAGGTCGCTGAAATCCTCGGTCCCGATGTCAAGCCCGGCCTCGAAGTGATCTTCGATCCAAAGGTCGCCGAAAAGTTCAAGGATTGTGGCATCTACGTTCTCGACACACCGAAGGACGTCATCTCCACGGCGTTCCGTTATCTCGGCCTCGACCCCAACTCCACAAAGGCTGAGGATTTCAAGAAGGCCGAAGAGCTGCTGACGGCCGTCCGCCCCAATATCCGCAAGTTCCACTCGTCCGAATATATCAATGCGCTTGCCAACGGCGACATCTGCATCGCCTTCGGCTATTCCGGCGACATGCTGCAGGCTCGCGACCGTGCGGCCGAAGCCAAGAACGGCGTCGAGGTCAATTATTCGATCCCCTCGCAGGGCGCCCAGATGTGGTTCGACATGATGGCGATCCCCGCCGATGCGCCCCATGTCGCGGAAGCCCACGAGTTCCTGAACTACATGATGAAGCCTGAGGTCATCGCCAAGGCGAGCGACCACACCTTCTACGCCAACGGCAACAAGGCTTCGCAGCAGTTCGTCAGCAAGGAGATTCTGGAAGACCCGGCGATCTATCCGACCGAAGAGGTGATGAAGAACCTCTTCACGGTCAAGCCGTGGGATCCGAAAACGCAGCGTCTGGGGACGCGCCTCTGGACGAAGGTCGTCACCGGCCAGTAA
- a CDS encoding helix-turn-helix domain-containing protein, which translates to MAERKIFAGPKVRRIRNALALTQTAMAEALEISPSYLNLIERNQRPLTVQLLLKLASVYRVDLEELRGQTGGSLGQLKEVFADPLLSGELPGDQELVEVAEAAPNAASGMIKLYRAYREQAARLSDLTALMAAEGHAPVAAGRLPLDEVRETLERRSGYFGQIETAAETFAATLPGGLDLAAGLKDWLRSERGIAVRVLPVHVMPDLRRRFDRHSMRLFISERLSQADRAHEISIEAATLALLPAIDAELADLSLSSAEARRIARFELARIAALALAMPYEAFLSAAKATRYDIDILRARFGVSFGHAAARLAMLQRPGAAAIPFFLIEIDAAGHRLRRAGAQGFPQARFGGGCPKLNIHAAFLQPGQILAETVVMPDGASFLTVARTLEGPCVEFGERVRRTAILIGCDAALGEGVVYGQAMALDPVAIGPACRLCERRGCLSRAEPPVTRPLGLDEMVAGLSAFDFQ; encoded by the coding sequence ATGGCGGAACGGAAGATATTCGCAGGCCCGAAAGTCAGGCGCATCCGCAATGCGCTGGCGCTGACGCAGACCGCCATGGCCGAGGCGCTGGAAATATCGCCGTCCTACCTGAACCTGATCGAGCGCAACCAGCGACCGCTGACGGTGCAACTGCTTCTCAAGCTTGCAAGCGTCTACAGGGTCGATCTGGAAGAGTTGCGGGGACAGACCGGCGGCAGTCTCGGCCAGCTCAAGGAGGTCTTTGCCGATCCGCTGCTGTCCGGCGAACTGCCGGGTGATCAGGAATTGGTCGAGGTGGCCGAGGCCGCACCCAATGCCGCGAGCGGCATGATCAAGCTCTACCGCGCCTATCGCGAGCAGGCGGCAAGGCTGTCCGATCTGACGGCGCTGATGGCCGCCGAAGGGCATGCGCCGGTCGCCGCCGGCCGCTTGCCGCTGGACGAGGTGCGCGAGACGCTGGAGCGCAGGTCCGGCTATTTCGGACAGATCGAGACGGCGGCGGAAACCTTTGCCGCAACGCTCCCCGGCGGCCTCGATCTTGCCGCCGGGCTGAAGGATTGGTTGCGTTCCGAGCGCGGCATCGCGGTGCGTGTCTTGCCCGTCCATGTCATGCCGGATCTGCGCCGCCGTTTCGATCGCCATTCGATGCGGCTTTTCATCTCGGAGCGCTTGTCACAGGCCGACCGTGCGCATGAGATATCAATCGAGGCCGCGACTCTCGCTTTGCTGCCGGCAATCGATGCCGAACTCGCCGATCTCTCGCTCTCCTCCGCCGAGGCGCGCCGCATCGCCCGTTTTGAGCTTGCCCGCATCGCCGCGCTGGCACTTGCAATGCCCTACGAGGCCTTTCTTTCGGCGGCGAAAGCGACGCGCTACGATATCGATATTCTGCGTGCGCGCTTCGGCGTCTCTTTCGGCCATGCGGCTGCGCGCCTTGCCATGCTGCAGCGCCCAGGCGCGGCCGCCATTCCCTTCTTCCTGATCGAAATCGATGCCGCCGGCCACCGGCTGCGCAGGGCGGGCGCCCAGGGCTTTCCGCAGGCCCGTTTCGGCGGCGGCTGTCCGAAGCTCAATATCCATGCCGCCTTCCTGCAGCCGGGCCAGATCCTCGCCGAAACGGTCGTCATGCCTGACGGTGCATCCTTCCTGACGGTAGCCCGCACGCTGGAGGGACCGTGCGTCGAATTCGGCGAAAGGGTCAGGCGCACCGCGATCCTGATCGGCTGCGATGCTGCCCTTGGCGAGGGCGTGGTCTACGGGCAGGCGATGGCGCTCGATCCGGTCGCGATCGGTCCGGCCTGTCGCCTTTGCGAGCGGCGCGGCTGCCTTTCCCGGGCCGAGCCGCCGGTGACGAGACCGCTCGGGCTCGACGAGATGGTGGCAGGCCTTAGCGCCTTCGATTTCCAGTGA
- the aceA gene encoding isocitrate lyase — translation MTDFYNLVPNTSAGRFDGIERPYSAEDVQRLRGSVALRHTLAEMGADRLWRLLHQEDFVNALGALSGNQAMQMVRAGLKAIYLSGWQVAADANTASAMYPDQSLYPANAGPELAKRINRTLQRADQIETAEAQGLSVETWFAPIVADAEAGFGGPLNAFEIMKAYIEAGAAGVHFEDQLASEKKCGHLGGKVLIPTAAHIRNLDAARLAADVMGVATLVIARTDAEAAKLLTSDIDERDQPFVDYDAGRTVEGFYQVRNGIEPCIARAVAYAPHCDLIWCETSKPDLDQARRFAEGVHKVHPGKLLAYNCSPSFNWKKNLDEATIARFQRELGAMGYKFQFITLAGFHQLNYGMYELARGYRQRQMSAYSELQQAEFAAEVNGYTATKHQREVGTGYFDAVSLAITGGRSSTTAMHGSTEHAQFKPAAE, via the coding sequence ATGACGGATTTTTACAACCTTGTCCCAAACACATCAGCAGGCCGCTTCGACGGCATCGAGAGACCGTACTCGGCCGAAGACGTGCAGCGGCTCAGAGGCTCGGTGGCGCTCCGTCATACACTGGCCGAAATGGGGGCTGACCGGTTGTGGCGGCTCCTGCACCAGGAGGATTTCGTCAATGCGCTCGGCGCACTTTCCGGCAACCAGGCCATGCAGATGGTGCGCGCCGGGCTGAAGGCGATCTATCTCTCCGGCTGGCAGGTGGCGGCCGACGCCAATACAGCATCGGCGATGTATCCCGACCAGTCCCTCTATCCGGCCAATGCCGGTCCGGAACTTGCCAAACGCATCAATCGCACGCTGCAGCGCGCCGATCAGATCGAGACCGCGGAAGCCCAGGGACTTTCCGTCGAGACCTGGTTCGCGCCGATCGTTGCCGATGCGGAAGCAGGTTTCGGCGGACCGCTCAACGCCTTCGAAATCATGAAGGCCTATATCGAGGCGGGTGCCGCGGGCGTTCACTTCGAGGACCAACTCGCCTCGGAGAAGAAATGCGGGCATCTCGGCGGCAAAGTGCTGATCCCGACGGCCGCCCATATCCGCAATCTCGACGCCGCGCGGCTTGCCGCCGACGTCATGGGCGTTGCGACGCTGGTCATCGCCCGCACCGACGCGGAAGCGGCAAAGCTCTTGACGTCAGACATCGACGAACGCGACCAGCCCTTCGTCGACTATGATGCCGGCCGTACGGTCGAAGGTTTCTATCAGGTGCGAAACGGCATCGAGCCCTGTATCGCGCGCGCCGTCGCCTATGCGCCGCATTGCGATCTCATCTGGTGCGAGACCTCGAAGCCGGACCTCGACCAGGCGCGGCGCTTTGCCGAAGGCGTGCACAAGGTCCATCCCGGCAAGCTGCTCGCCTATAATTGCTCGCCTTCCTTCAACTGGAAGAAGAATCTCGACGAAGCGACGATCGCACGGTTCCAGCGCGAACTCGGCGCAATGGGCTACAAGTTCCAGTTCATCACGCTCGCCGGCTTCCACCAGCTGAACTACGGCATGTACGAACTGGCGCGCGGCTACCGGCAGCGGCAGATGTCGGCCTATTCCGAGCTGCAGCAGGCGGAATTCGCCGCCGAGGTCAATGGCTATACCGCTACCAAACATCAGCGCGAGGTCGGCACCGGCTATTTCGACGCCGTCTCGCTCGCCATCACCGGCGGCCGGTCTTCGACGACAGCGATGCACGGCTCGACCGAACATGCGCAGTTCAAACCGGCTGCGGAATAA
- a CDS encoding GNAT family N-acetyltransferase, translated as MTSRIAATQDADFIVEAYATSFGFTVQQTEAYVGKVGLENFYIADHEDRPAAVFALIATGHWFGGRAVPACNIAHVAILPEYRGLGLADAILEDAGAIAASRGALLTTLFASTRPVYRRGGYELAGSEIVYEAETSELYKIKEKYHCRQMTLPAALPTLASIHERQCVVEAGNLQRSAAQWSLLLTWPDPPTSIYVFDEDAAYVIIDTINPECMIIRDWAALSGRAARCILRFLGTFSTVYPRVRWHGSAQDKLVFAMPDKGWRLVHQEEFLMRVLSARDALLARGYNSVTEQVTLEIMKGDQVETLSLSIENGSPYCRTHEAGSPIVKIASEHLATLYSGFRSASFLARAGWINGDRDGVMACDRIFSGPPPWVGEHF; from the coding sequence ATGACATCACGTATTGCAGCAACACAAGATGCGGATTTCATCGTAGAGGCCTACGCAACGTCCTTCGGGTTTACGGTGCAACAGACTGAAGCCTATGTGGGCAAGGTGGGCCTCGAAAATTTCTATATCGCCGACCATGAGGATAGGCCGGCGGCGGTATTCGCTCTCATCGCCACCGGGCACTGGTTCGGTGGTAGAGCCGTGCCAGCATGCAACATTGCACATGTGGCCATTCTACCCGAATATCGCGGCCTGGGTCTCGCAGATGCCATCCTGGAGGATGCAGGTGCGATCGCTGCCAGCAGAGGCGCCCTCCTGACAACCTTGTTTGCATCAACCCGCCCCGTCTATCGAAGAGGCGGATATGAATTGGCCGGATCGGAAATTGTCTACGAAGCGGAAACGTCAGAGCTTTATAAAATCAAGGAAAAGTACCATTGCCGTCAGATGACGCTGCCTGCCGCGCTGCCGACCCTAGCCTCTATCCATGAGCGACAATGCGTGGTGGAGGCAGGTAATCTGCAGCGTAGTGCGGCACAATGGTCCCTTCTTTTGACGTGGCCGGATCCCCCGACATCCATTTACGTCTTCGACGAGGACGCTGCGTATGTGATCATCGATACGATCAATCCCGAATGTATGATCATCCGGGATTGGGCGGCGCTGTCGGGACGGGCGGCTCGGTGCATATTGCGGTTTTTGGGGACATTCTCGACCGTATACCCGCGGGTGCGGTGGCACGGTTCAGCGCAGGACAAGTTGGTTTTCGCGATGCCGGACAAGGGATGGCGTCTCGTCCATCAGGAGGAGTTTCTAATGCGGGTCCTTTCCGCAAGGGACGCGCTTCTGGCACGTGGCTACAACTCAGTGACCGAGCAGGTCACGTTGGAGATAATGAAGGGCGATCAGGTCGAGACGCTATCGCTCTCCATCGAAAACGGCTCACCGTATTGCCGAACGCATGAAGCCGGCTCACCCATCGTGAAAATCGCAAGTGAACATCTTGCAACTCTCTATAGCGGCTTTCGCTCCGCGAGTTTTCTTGCAAGAGCGGGGTGGATAAACGGTGATCGTGATGGCGTAATGGCATGCGACCGCATATTTTCCGGCCCGCCCCCCTGGGTCGGAGAACATTTTTAA
- a CDS encoding MurR/RpiR family transcriptional regulator → MTRALQRVADYTLEDPQAVLYKSITELAEDAQSSEASVMRFCRELGFTGFQNFKLALAQELATQSQTSVPISTGDPVQNLVETARTALDETERLLDRSIIQAVAQELLQAKHIEIFGVAASAITAQYLEYKLARLGVHSHIARDAHLATMAAATSNPADVYFLISSSGSTLDTVKIAELAHARGARVIGITNRSKSPLAATCTHVLLASWPETPLTGGAFPSKISQLLIVDALASYMTMAEPDRLITILDTAQSVTDRNV, encoded by the coding sequence ATGACGCGCGCGCTACAGCGTGTCGCAGATTACACGTTGGAAGACCCGCAGGCGGTGCTTTACAAAAGTATCACCGAGCTTGCAGAAGACGCGCAATCCTCGGAAGCCAGCGTGATGCGGTTCTGCCGTGAACTGGGATTCACTGGGTTCCAAAATTTCAAGCTGGCTTTGGCGCAGGAGTTGGCGACACAGAGCCAAACCAGCGTCCCGATATCAACGGGAGATCCGGTTCAGAACCTTGTGGAGACAGCAAGAACGGCCCTCGATGAAACCGAGCGGCTGCTCGACCGTAGCATAATACAAGCCGTTGCCCAGGAATTGCTGCAGGCAAAACACATCGAGATTTTTGGCGTCGCCGCTTCGGCGATCACAGCGCAATATCTGGAATACAAGCTCGCACGCCTGGGTGTGCATTCACATATCGCCCGCGACGCGCATCTGGCAACGATGGCTGCTGCCACCTCAAATCCCGCTGATGTCTATTTCCTGATTTCAAGTTCGGGCTCGACCCTCGATACAGTCAAGATTGCCGAGCTTGCGCATGCGAGAGGCGCACGCGTGATCGGGATCACCAATCGATCGAAAAGCCCGCTGGCAGCCACGTGCACGCATGTGCTGTTGGCATCCTGGCCAGAGACACCGCTTACGGGGGGCGCCTTTCCCTCGAAGATCAGCCAGTTACTGATTGTCGATGCTCTGGCGTCCTATATGACGATGGCTGAGCCGGACCGCCTTATTACCATTCTCGACACCGCCCAAAGCGTTACCGACCGTAACGTTTAA
- a CDS encoding N-acetylmannosamine-6-phosphate 2-epimerase — MRGTLAVSCQAADGSPLQPTDHIVALAKAAVLGGAKAVRIEGVANVSAVRNAVNVPVIGITKIEHPDSEIYITPTLEDVRQLCEAGADIVAFDATARPRPCSVAALVEAVHQAGRIAMADISTLDEGRAAVAAGADFAGTTLSGYTPYSPQTEAPDFKLMEDLFRAGIPFVAEGRIWEPTDARRAIEYGAAFVVVGSAITRPDVITRRFADAVAGARAHNA; from the coding sequence TTGCGCGGAACACTTGCCGTTTCCTGTCAAGCGGCTGACGGCAGCCCCTTGCAGCCGACAGATCACATTGTGGCACTTGCCAAGGCGGCGGTGTTGGGCGGCGCGAAGGCGGTTCGTATCGAGGGTGTCGCAAATGTGTCCGCCGTGCGAAATGCCGTCAACGTCCCCGTCATCGGCATTACCAAGATCGAGCATCCGGATTCAGAAATTTACATCACACCTACGCTGGAAGACGTTCGCCAGCTTTGCGAGGCGGGCGCAGACATTGTGGCGTTTGACGCCACGGCAAGACCAAGACCCTGCAGCGTCGCTGCCCTTGTCGAGGCGGTGCATCAGGCGGGCCGGATCGCCATGGCCGATATCAGCACCTTGGACGAAGGGCGGGCGGCGGTTGCCGCAGGTGCCGACTTCGCGGGCACGACCCTGTCTGGATACACGCCCTATTCGCCACAGACTGAGGCGCCGGATTTTAAGCTGATGGAAGATCTTTTCCGCGCGGGCATCCCGTTTGTGGCCGAGGGCCGCATCTGGGAACCAACCGATGCACGCAGAGCCATCGAATATGGCGCAGCATTTGTCGTGGTCGGTTCTGCCATCACCCGTCCGGATGTGATCACGCGGCGGTTTGCGGATGCTGTGGCCGGTGCGCGCGCGCACAACGCCTGA
- a CDS encoding Gfo/Idh/MocA family protein yields MTRKFRVAVIGAGFMGSMHASIFANEPRAELVAVVDSDIGRAAALAGGLRGNVKAYSSHLELLAAEELDLVSICTPDHLHLDPALAIAAKGINLFVEKPIASTMEDAAKIVAACKAAGVKLGVGYLLRFDPRYYKARELITSGKIGTPIHIYARRNSARTEGPKRYGGTLPLALHVTVHDVDMVLWMLEGQTPVSVYAQQTDILLGSLGTQDTIAAVVRFSGGTVVTFESAWSLPAGARHMIDARMELIGTEGSFEVQCGDSGLYFADNQTSREIDTQHWPIVENRVGGDLKLQLASVLEWLDGGPSQVASGEEAIRSLELTRALIRSAESGEVERL; encoded by the coding sequence ATGACAAGGAAATTTCGCGTTGCCGTGATCGGAGCCGGCTTCATGGGCTCGATGCATGCTTCGATTTTCGCAAACGAACCCCGCGCTGAACTCGTCGCCGTCGTCGATAGCGACATCGGACGCGCCGCTGCGTTGGCAGGTGGGTTGCGCGGCAACGTCAAAGCCTACAGCTCCCACCTGGAACTGCTGGCTGCCGAAGAGCTTGATCTGGTCAGTATCTGCACCCCGGATCACCTTCATCTCGATCCGGCGCTCGCCATTGCGGCAAAGGGCATAAATCTCTTCGTTGAAAAACCGATCGCCTCGACCATGGAAGATGCTGCCAAGATCGTCGCGGCGTGCAAGGCGGCAGGCGTCAAGCTCGGGGTCGGCTATCTGCTTCGGTTCGACCCACGCTACTACAAGGCGCGCGAGCTGATTACGTCGGGCAAGATCGGCACGCCTATTCACATCTATGCCCGCCGCAACAGCGCCCGCACCGAAGGCCCCAAGCGCTACGGCGGCACCTTGCCGCTCGCACTGCATGTCACAGTGCATGATGTCGACATGGTGCTTTGGATGCTCGAGGGTCAGACTCCGGTTTCCGTCTACGCCCAGCAGACTGACATTCTCCTCGGATCGCTTGGCACGCAGGATACGATCGCGGCGGTCGTACGCTTCTCGGGCGGAACCGTCGTGACGTTTGAAAGCGCCTGGTCATTGCCTGCCGGCGCTCGCCACATGATCGACGCACGCATGGAACTCATCGGCACCGAGGGTTCATTCGAAGTGCAGTGCGGCGATAGCGGCCTTTATTTCGCAGACAACCAGACATCGCGCGAGATCGACACCCAGCATTGGCCGATCGTCGAAAATCGGGTTGGCGGCGACCTCAAGCTCCAGCTTGCCAGCGTTCTCGAATGGCTTGACGGCGGCCCCTCTCAGGTGGCCAGCGGCGAGGAAGCCATTCGCTCGTTGGAATTGACCCGAGCCCTCATCCGCTCGGCGGAAAGCGGCGAGGTGGAGAGACTCTAG
- a CDS encoding ABC transporter substrate-binding protein, with protein sequence MKRRQLLALTLALATSSALPAMAENADQPYAGTHIAVLMEGHPTTDGIQKLLPEFTKETGIEVELEVIPESDITAKMLLEFSSGSGRYDVVQNNIIYIPGFVKAGYIDPLDDLAKKLPKHLDRADFVPGYLNTNIVDGKLYGLPVYGESTFLMYRKDLFEQYGLTPPKTFDEVISAAKTIKEKSNGEIAGITMRGAQGIQNVYVWAGWLWGYGGEFLTKDGKSALGTLEAAASLDAFAKVLRDYGPVGAANFGWEENHVLFQQGKAGMTMDATVNGAFNEDPAVSSVVGKVGYVPVPKQTDALKGGSSSLAVHSLYITSASAQKEAAWLFVSWATAKEQQIKSFSIAPNSGVTSEAALNSDEFNKRYGAFKEAMLASINQGNPQYLPTVTAANEIINNAGIAVSKALAGTASAKDALAEANTANDAALAR encoded by the coding sequence ATGAAACGACGCCAACTACTTGCACTCACGCTTGCACTTGCGACCTCATCGGCCTTGCCGGCAATGGCTGAGAACGCCGATCAGCCCTATGCGGGAACGCATATTGCGGTTCTGATGGAAGGCCACCCGACAACCGACGGCATTCAGAAGCTGTTACCGGAGTTCACCAAGGAGACCGGCATCGAGGTGGAACTCGAGGTCATCCCGGAATCCGACATCACCGCCAAGATGCTCCTGGAGTTCTCCTCCGGCTCTGGCCGCTACGATGTCGTCCAGAACAATATCATCTATATTCCGGGCTTCGTTAAGGCCGGCTATATCGATCCACTCGACGATCTGGCGAAAAAGCTGCCCAAACATCTGGACCGCGCCGATTTCGTGCCCGGCTACCTCAACACGAATATTGTCGACGGCAAACTTTACGGCCTGCCGGTTTACGGCGAGAGCACGTTCCTGATGTATCGCAAGGATCTGTTCGAGCAATACGGTCTCACCCCGCCGAAGACTTTTGACGAGGTTATCAGCGCCGCCAAGACCATCAAGGAAAAGTCCAACGGCGAGATCGCAGGCATTACCATGCGTGGCGCCCAAGGTATCCAGAACGTCTATGTCTGGGCCGGCTGGCTGTGGGGTTACGGCGGCGAATTCCTCACCAAGGATGGGAAATCAGCCCTTGGAACGCTAGAGGCCGCCGCCTCGCTCGATGCTTTTGCAAAAGTCCTACGCGACTACGGTCCCGTCGGTGCTGCCAATTTCGGTTGGGAAGAAAACCACGTTCTGTTCCAGCAGGGCAAGGCCGGCATGACAATGGATGCAACGGTCAACGGAGCATTCAACGAGGACCCGGCTGTGTCGTCAGTGGTCGGCAAGGTTGGCTACGTGCCGGTTCCCAAACAGACCGACGCATTGAAGGGTGGCTCATCGTCCCTCGCTGTGCACAGCCTTTATATCACTTCGGCCTCCGCCCAGAAGGAAGCGGCATGGCTATTTGTGTCATGGGCAACGGCGAAGGAGCAGCAAATCAAGTCGTTTAGCATCGCGCCCAACTCCGGTGTCACGTCTGAAGCTGCGTTGAATTCGGATGAATTCAATAAGCGCTACGGAGCCTTCAAGGAAGCGATGCTGGCTTCGATCAACCAGGGCAATCCGCAATATTTGCCGACTGTCACTGCTGCGAACGAAATCATCAACAATGCTGGTATCGCCGTATCCAAGGCGCTCGCCGGCACCGCTTCGGCAAAGGACGCACTGGCGGAAGCCAACACGGCCAACGACGCAGCACTCGCCCGCTAA
- a CDS encoding carbohydrate ABC transporter permease, whose amino-acid sequence MLNDATKLFYQPVIAFFGAVSVVITIYVVWLTLHNISLMRPGQEQFIGLDNYLRLLLDPRGLNALWRTVLFTVVATTIELIIGLFVALLLDREFHGKRIARAIMLVPIVMTPIVVGLTWRFMFDPSSGMANYLLSLLHLGPVDWLGNPNVALFSVMIADIWQWTPFVVLLTMASLEALPGDPQNAARVDGAREWQVLWHLTLPALHRALLVVALIRAIDSVKTFDIFYIMTRGGPALSTETLNLYGYISAFTNFDISYALTVAMVLTIFTNVALLLLYNLAFKAQARGAV is encoded by the coding sequence ATGCTCAACGACGCGACAAAGCTTTTCTATCAGCCGGTGATTGCCTTTTTCGGCGCGGTCTCGGTGGTCATCACGATCTATGTCGTGTGGCTGACATTGCACAATATCAGTCTGATGCGGCCAGGGCAGGAACAGTTCATCGGGCTGGACAACTACTTGCGGCTTCTGCTCGACCCACGCGGCCTCAATGCTCTCTGGCGCACGGTCCTCTTCACGGTGGTGGCCACGACCATTGAACTGATCATCGGCCTTTTCGTCGCCTTGCTGCTCGACCGGGAATTTCATGGCAAGAGGATTGCGCGAGCTATCATGCTCGTGCCCATCGTCATGACGCCCATCGTCGTCGGGCTGACATGGCGTTTCATGTTCGACCCGTCGAGCGGTATGGCGAACTACCTCCTGTCCCTGCTTCATCTCGGTCCGGTCGATTGGCTTGGCAATCCAAACGTCGCCCTGTTCTCAGTGATGATTGCCGACATCTGGCAATGGACACCCTTTGTCGTGCTCTTGACGATGGCGTCACTGGAAGCGCTGCCGGGCGATCCGCAAAACGCCGCGCGTGTCGACGGCGCTCGGGAGTGGCAGGTTCTCTGGCACCTCACCTTGCCCGCGCTTCACCGTGCGCTTCTTGTCGTCGCCCTCATCCGCGCCATCGACAGTGTGAAGACCTTTGACATCTTCTACATCATGACCCGCGGCGGGCCAGCGCTATCGACGGAAACACTCAATCTCTACGGCTATATTTCGGCATTCACCAATTTCGACATTTCCTACGCCCTGACCGTTGCCATGGTGTTGACGATCTTCACCAATGTCGCGCTGCTGTTGCTGTACAACCTGGCCTTCAAGGCTCAAGCGCGGGGAGCCGTATGA